The window GCCCTTAGGACAGAACCTAATCAAATTAATAAGCAATGTGTGTTTCTCAGTGTTTGTATTCTCGGTGCTCGTGTTCACCGTGATTGCCATCACCTACCAACCCCCAGACCCATGGCTTGAGTCGGCTCCGGCCCTGACCAAGCTGTTCACCCAATCTGAAAATGCCACCTTCCAAAGTGACAATTCTATCCTCAAAACTGGGGAAGATTTTCCTGTGGAGCGTGCGATGCCACCTGAAAGCAAGCCAATTACCGAGGCTGTGATCGAGAAAGCCGAAGAGAAGATTGCCAATTCAACCCCGGAATTTCAATTGGCTTGCGACGAGTCCAAGCAGGTTGTGAATTGTTCGGACCCACGAGTTCTGATTGCCGTTGAGAAGTTCAATTTGCGGGTCTTTAAGTCCATTGTGTTCTTGAAGTATCAGATGACAGCTAACGGGTCAAAACCGGATGAGTGCGATGTTGCATGGAGGTTTAGGAATAAGAAAGAGAAGTCATGGAGGAAGTATAGGGATTTTAGGAGGTTCAAGTTTGGAATTGGAGAGAATTGTACGTATAAAGTGGTGCAGGCTGGTGCATGGCATTCTGGTGTTAATGTTCGGCAGCCTAGGAGTAGAATCAGAAATGGTACGAGGAGGGGCAGTGGAAATAAAGCTAAGATTGTGCCCCCACCGGTCCGGGATGAGGAGATCAATGACACAATCCCAAGTCTGGGATCGTTGATGAATTTCAACAAGGGGAGGTACTTGTATTATTCCCGCGGAGGAGATTATTGTAAGGGAATGAATCACTACCTTTGGAGTTTCTTGTGTGGTTTAGGGGAGGCTATGTTTTTAAATAGGACGTTCGTGATGGATTTGAGTATATGCTTGGAAGCAGCATATAATCCGAGTAATAAAGATGAGGAGGGAAAGGATTTTCGgtattattttgactttgagCATCTTAAGGAGGTGGCATCGATTGTGGAGGAGGGTGAGTTTTTGATGGGTTGGAAGAAATGGCGTCGGAGCCATAAAAGGAAAGTTCCTACTAGGAAGGTTGTGAGTTACAAGGTGACGCCGATgcaacttaagaaagataagaacaCAGTTATATGGAGGCATTTTGATGCTCTGGAGCCGGAGAACTATTGGTATAGAGTATGTGAAGGGCAAGCTGCCAAGTACATCCAGAGGCCATGGCACGCTCTTTGGAAATCAAAGAGATTGATGAATCTTGTTTCAGAAATCAGTGGACGAATGGACTGGGATTTTGATGCTGTCCACGTGGTCCGAGGGAAGAAGGCACAGAATAAAGAGCTTTGGCCTCATCTGGATTCTGATACATCCCCTGATGCCCTGTTTACGAAGCTTAAAAGTATGATTCAGCC is drawn from Juglans regia cultivar Chandler chromosome 5, Walnut 2.0, whole genome shotgun sequence and contains these coding sequences:
- the LOC108980625 gene encoding uncharacterized protein LOC108980625 yields the protein MKESNPSTEPLGQNLIKLISNVCFSVFVFSVLVFTVIAITYQPPDPWLESAPALTKLFTQSENATFQSDNSILKTGEDFPVERAMPPESKPITEAVIEKAEEKIANSTPEFQLACDESKQVVNCSDPRVLIAVEKFNLRVFKSIVFLKYQMTANGSKPDECDVAWRFRNKKEKSWRKYRDFRRFKFGIGENCTYKVVQAGAWHSGVNVRQPRSRIRNGTRRGSGNKAKIVPPPVRDEEINDTIPSLGSLMNFNKGRYLYYSRGGDYCKGMNHYLWSFLCGLGEAMFLNRTFVMDLSICLEAAYNPSNKDEEGKDFRYYFDFEHLKEVASIVEEGEFLMGWKKWRRSHKRKVPTRKVVSYKVTPMQLKKDKNTVIWRHFDALEPENYWYRVCEGQAAKYIQRPWHALWKSKRLMNLVSEISGRMDWDFDAVHVVRGKKAQNKELWPHLDSDTSPDALFTKLKSMIQPWRNLYIATNEPFYNYFDKLRSQYKVHLLDDYKELWGNASEWYNETMLLNNGRPVEFDGYMRVAVDTEVLYRAKTRVETFYNLTTDCKDGVNTC